CACTGAACCGTTGGCGGGCAGCTACAGAAAGTAAATCAAATACTCACTTAATACTTTTATAAAGTACTATTGCAAGTTTTCTGGAAAGAGTATCTTCCGTCTGATTTATCAAAATATTAAGATTACTTTTTGCATTTACAAAATCATTTTTCTTTATATATGTCATCGCTAATAGAAGATGCTCGTTAGCAGAACTTAACTGTGAAATTGCACTATTTAGATTTTTCCCTATGCTTAAATAGCCGTTTAAAATATTATTTCCTTCCTGACGGTCAGAAGACTGGCCGGATATAGTATTAACATATTTCCTTGCTTCTTCATAATTATTGCTTAAAATGTATAGTAGTGCGAGATTTAACTTTATCTCATCAGATTGCATTATCTGAAACTCTTTATGATAAAAATTGATTGCTTCGGAATATTTTCCTTCGTTTCCATAAATTTCAGCTAAACCTTTTATCGCGATTATATTGTTTTTTTCCATTTCCAATGCTTTCTTATAATATTCTTCAGATTTTTCATATAAATATTTCACTTTATAAATGGCACCTAACCCAAGAAAAATTCGCGTATCTTTCGCTCCATACTTCAATGCTTTATTATATGAATTTATCGCTTCATTTTTCATATCAGCCAATCTATACGCCTCACCTAATCTAAAAAGTACTTCTGAATTTTTTTCTTTTATTTCTTTTGCTTTAGTGTAGAAATCAATCGCGTAACTATACTCGCTACGCAGCAAATATTCGTCACCTTTTGAAACATAAAATGCAATCTTTTCTTTTTTTGATTTTGCCCCGGTTGTATATATTGCCGTTGTTTTTTCTTCTGCTGTTTTTTCCATATCAGCATGAAGATAAACTAAAAGTGCAAACATAAAACCAAAAATTAAAAATATTTTTCTCATCATTTTTTTAAAGCTACTTCACTGATAAATCTTTCCAGAATCTTATCTTTTATATCAGTCGCCTTACTCCTTGTAGTAGTAAGCCCTACCTCAATACATTCCTGCGATTTATCAAGATCTATCGGACTGACATTTTTCACATTTGGGGTTATAAGAAAATCAGCGTCATTTAACTGTTTAGATACTAAAAAACCACCCTGTATGTTTATGACCTGATTCAATGTTGTTAAAACATTTGTTATTTCAAACAAAGAATAATCCATTTGCGGATAGATAGCAATTATAAAATCAGCGCCCATAACTTTTGCAATATCAATAGGCAAATTATCTACTATGCCGCCATCAATAAGCAACCGGTGCCTGTATTCAGCTGGTTTAAAAACCCCCGGAAACGTTGATGACGCTCTCATTGCAAAAGCAACTTCACCATCTTTAAAAACTATTCTTTCGCCGGTTTTAATATCACAAGCGACACATGCAAACGGAATTTTTAATTCATCAAATCTCTTTTTGCCGATATACTTTTCAAGATATTTTTCTAATTTTTCAGTACTTAAAAGCGATTCAGAAGTTATAAGCGTAAAAAGTCTAATTAAAGAAAGATTTGATATTTTATTCCAACCAATATCACGCCCCATGTTTTCTATTTCCGGTATTTCCATGCCCGACGCATAAAGTCCTCCAACCAGCGCACCGGCACTTGTACCTACAATAATATCAATAGGAATTTTATTTTCCAGGAGTGCTTTCAAAACACCGACATGCGCAAAACCCCGGGCACCGCCTCCACCCAACACAACAGCAATTTTAGGACGATTATTATTTAAAGATAGAAAATCCTTCCATAACAATTCTCTAATTAAATTATCATTTTGGGCAGGAAAACAAAAAGAAGTGAGTAATAAATAGCAGCCAGTGAGCAGTAAAAGTTTTAATAGATAACGGCTAAACACATTATCAGTCAATACTTCTTCCGATGGCATTTTCAAGTTCAATTTTTGCAATAATAACATCTTTAATCGTATCGACATACTCTATTTTCGAATTCATAACTACTTCGGAAATTTCGACATAATCCTGATATGAAAGATTTTTCAGCATTTCTTCCGTTGAAACAGAACCCGACTCCATATCTTTACTTTTTTGTTCATACTGCTTTATAGTATATTCGTACTCAATAAAAGCTTTTCTTACTTCGGCTCTTATAGAATCTGAAATATTCGCCTTGTTAATCTGTGCTTTTCTGTATTGATATTTCCTTTGTTTAATTCTGGCGAACTGACCAAAACCATCAAATATAGGAAGTGTCAAGTTAACTGTTGCATTCCAGGATTTTTTTTCGAAAGGTAATTGAGTGTCCTCAAGCTGATAATTTCCCCCGACTGCAATTGTCGGGTATCTTCCGGAAAGCGATAAATTAACCGATAAAGCATCCATCTGTTCCTGTATCTCTGTTTTTTTAAGTTCGGGTCTATATTCCATCGCCCATGCAATACATTTATTTAAATCCACACTTACTTTTTCTTTTTTGTATTCCAAATCACCCTTTATCGTAAATATAGTACTAAATTCTATTCCGATAGCATTAAGAAAATCTATTTTTGTCACCTCAAAATCCTTTTTAATTTTTTCTTCAGCTGACCTTATTCTTTCTAAAATTCGTTCAGTTAAAAACTTATCTTTATTATTTAATCCATTGCTTTTTTTATCTGCCATAGACTCTGTTACAGACTTACAAATATCCATTTTTTTTTGAATTGATAAAAGCCTGTAAAACTCTTCCTGAGCGGAAGCTTTCGTCCTGTTTTTTGTCGCTTCATAATCACTTTCAGCTGCTTTGAGTTCTGCATCTGCAAATTTTTTTGTCGTACTTAGTTTTGCCCCGCTCCATACTATCTGGGACAATGAAATTTTTGTCGTATAATAATTTTCTATTTCACCGATATTATTATATATTTTTTGAGGTAAAATCGTATTACCGAGAACCGGAGAAAGAAGAAGCGGGCTTTCAGCTTTAAATCTTGAAAAATTTGTATTAAATTCAAGCTGCGGGTACATTATTGACCGCGCTTCTTTCAGCCGTTGTTTTGCAATATTTATATCTTGTTCAGCAGAAAGAAGCTGCTGGCTGTTAGAAATAGCAAGATTAATACTATCTTCTAAAGATAAAACTCTCTCCGTGAGTTGTTGAGAATAAAGACAAGTTGAAATCAATAACAAAGATATTAGACAAAGTTTTTTCATAATTTCTTTAACTGGTTTTTTACTGATTCAAAAGATGTACAACCATATGATTTTTTCTTTTCAATCGCTTTTTTATAATCCAGAACCTTAAATACAGATGAATCAAATTTACTTGAAAATTTTGACCATTCAGAAATCGATAATTCATCAAATGATTTTTTGTTCTTAATACAATACTCGACAACCTTTGCTACAATACCATGTGCACTCCTGAAAGGAATCCCTTTTAACACAAGATAATTGCTAATGTCAGTCGCCAGAATAAAACCATTTTTGCAGGCAGTAAGCATTTTCCCCTGATTGACTTTCATAGAATCAATCATCCCGGCGGAAACATCCAGCATATTTTCTATGGTTTCAGCAGAACTAAAAAGCGGTTCTTTGTCTTTTTGCATGTCCCTGTTGTAGGATAACGGCAATCCTTTCATCATTGTTAAAAGTGAAATTAAATTCCCGTAAACCTGACCTGTTGTCCCTCTTAAAAGCTCGGCAAAATCAGGATTTTTTTTCTGGGGCATAATTGATGACCCTGTAACAAATTTACCCGACAACTCAATAAATCCAAACTGCTGTGATGACCAGATTATAATTTCCTCGGCAAGTCTTGATAAGTGCATTGATAACAACGCGCAGTCAAATGAAAATTCAATTATAAAATCCCTATCTGAAACAGCATCCACTGAATTTTGGGATATTTTTGAAAAATTAAGCTGTTTTGCTGTAAAATTTCTATCAATCGGAAATTCCGTCCCAGCGAAAGCAGCCGAACCCAACGGAAGAACATCCACTCTTTTATAACAATCAGACAACAGCTCTTTATCTCTTTTCAACATCCATCCATATGCCAAAAACCAATGGCTAAAAAGCACCGGCTGGGCGTTTTGCATGTGTGTAAAACCCGGCATAATCACATTCTGGTATTTTTTTGCAACTTTTTTAACAACTTCTATTAAATTATCAATCTTTCCAATAATTATTTTTATTTCATCTTTAACATATAACCGCTCAGCAAGCACTACCTGGTCGTTTCTGCTTCTTGCAGTGTGCATTTTTCCGGCAATTTCACCGATTCTTTTTTTAAGTTCACTTTCAATAGAAGTATGAATATCTTCGCCGGTAAATTTTACCTTCCCCTTCTCATAATCATTCAATATTGAAAGAAGCCCCTTAACTATTTTTGCAGAATCCTTTTGAGATATAATTCTGCACTTGGCAAGCATCTTTGTATGAGCAACACTCCCTAAAATATCATATTTAGCAAGCTTAACATCATAACTAATAGACGAAACAAAGTTTTTGAAATCCATAAAAAACCTCTTGCGTCATAGGGTCGTTGGGTCTTAGTGTCGTTGAGTCTTTGCGTCTTCGATCTTATGACGCTACGACTCTATGACTCTACGACGATTCTTACTTCTGAGCGCCTTTTCTTAGGATTGCTTCTACCTTTAACGGCAAACCGAAAAGATTTATAAATCCTTCTGCATCTTTCTGGTTATAAATATCTTCTTCTTCAAATGTTGAGAGTTTCTCCCAGTAAAGCGAGTTCTTGGAAGTCCTTCCCATTACAATACAATTACCTTTATAAAGTTTTAACCTGACCGAACCGGTAACATTCTTTTGTGTCTGGTCTATAAATCCATCTATCGCTTTCTTTAATTGCGAGTGCCATAAACCATAATATATTATTTCAGAGTATTTTTGAGTTAAAATCTCCTTAAAATGAGCGGTTTCTCTGTCTAAAACCAGCGATTCTATTTCCTTGTGCGCAGTATAAAGTATTACCGCAGCCGGTGACTCATAAACACCCCTGGATTTTATACCGACAAGCCGATTTTCAACAATATCGCACCTGCCGACACCATTTTTGCCACCGAGTAAATTTAATTTTTCCACAATTTCAACCGGACCATACTTTTTACCGTCAATTTTCACAGGAACACCTTTTTCAAAATAAACATCAATTATAGTAGGTTTATCAGGCGCTTTTTCCGGTGAAACTGTCATTTGAAACATATTTTCATCCGGCGAATTGTCCGGGTTTTCCAAAATTCCGCCTTCATATGAAATATGCCAGATATTTGCATCAGAAGAATATGGTTTTTCTTTAGAAACAGGAACCGGAATACCGCGCTTTTTTGCATAATCTATTTCATCCTGTCTTGATTTCAATTCCCACTCTCTCCATGGAGCAATAATTTTCACTGAAGGCATTAATGCTTTAAATGTAAGTTCAAATCTTACCTGGTCGTTACCTTTACCTGTTGCACCATGAGCGACTGCACCTGCATTTTCTTTTTTAGCAATATCTATAATTTTTTCTGCAATTAGGGGTCTTGCAAGCGAGGTGGCAAGATAATATTTGCCTTCATAAATTGCATTTGCCATTACCGCTCTAAAAATGTATTTTTCAACAAATTCTTTTTTAGCATCAATAATGTATGCTTTTGAAGCACCGGTTTTTATTGCCTTTTTCTTGATTTCTGAAAGCTTTTCATCTGTTTGCCCCACATCAACAATACAGGCAATTACTTCAGCATTATACACTTCTTTCAGCCACTCTATAATAATAGATGTATCCAACCCGCCTGAATATGCAAGAACGATTTTCACGATAATCCTCCAAATATCTTTGATATTATATCAAAAAAACCATAAAAAACAATGAAAAACTGCCGGTTAGGGCATATTTACAATCATTTCTTCCCAAACACAAACACGGTTTCTACCGCTTCTCTTTGCAGTATAAAGAGCATCATCCGCCATTTTTATCAGTTTGTCTTTATCAATCCTCTTTTCCCCGTGCCAGGAAACAATACCAATACTTATGGTAATTTTAAGTTTTTGACCTTTAATCTCGAGCGGTGAATTTTCAACATTTTTTCTAAGCCGTTCTGCAATACTTTTTACAAGTTCAACTGTCTGTTCCATTTTAGGGTCAGGAATAAGTATAACTGCAAATTCTTCTCCGCCATATCTTGCTAATATATCGCTTAATCGCATTGTATTTCTTAATATTTTAGACAAGTGAACTAATGCAAGATCGCCAACCTGGTGACCATAAACATCATTAAAATTTTTAAAATAATCTATATCAAACATAATTAACGAAATTGTCTGGTTAAACCTTTTGGCACGATCCATTTCTTTCTCAAGACGGTTATGGAAATACTTGTGTATATAAAGTTCTGTCAGACCATCAGTAATCGCGTTTTCATATAATCTCGCATTTTGGATTGCAACGGCTGCCTGGTTAGCAAGTATTGCTGTTATCCTCCTATCATATTCTGAAAATTTCTCTCCGCCTATTTTTTTATCAAGCGATACGACCCCTAAGACATGTCCCTTAAAAATTAACGGCAAACATAAAAGCGTCTCTTTTGGGCGGGGTTTTTGTTCATCTGATTTAAAATCCATATAAAGATATTTTTCTTTGCTTGTGTCATCAATAAGTATTGATTCACAAGTTGCAGCAACTACACCTGCTACTCCCTCGGCAAGTCTCATTTTAACAACATCATAAGCATGCGGTGACAGCCCAATACCTGCCTTTATTTCCAATGTTTGTGTTTCTTCGTTCATGAGCATTATCGAGCCTTTGGTTACATTGCTTGCTTTAGCAAATGCATCCATTATCTGAGGCAAAAGGTCTCTCATTTCGAGTGTAGCTGTAATATCCTTTGAAAGATTCTGTATTAATTTTAAATCGCTATTCAGCCGTTCGAGTTCTCTTGCTTTCTTTTTAAAGAAAAGAATGGAAAGCCATAATATATATACAACGGAGGCAGCTATACATATTAAAACGACATTTTGTAACCAATATGGTATCATGCTCATATATTTTTTAATTAGTTTTTGTTGAAGAAATACAAAAACTATGATTTCATAAACCTGCCTGACGGTAGGCAGGTTAAAATCTTACGACATATCTATGCAACCGGTTTTCAAAATTTGCGTAGTTTTGCAAATTTGGGTTCAATTTCTGATAGGGGAATTAGAACAAAATCTCTGTTATATAAGTCCTTATGTGGAATTGTAAGTTTTTTACTTTTTATAATTTTATTATCAAAAAACAAAATATCTAAATCAATTTCCCGCGGTCCCCACCTGAAACTTTTTTTCCTGCCGATTTCTTTTTCAATTCTTTTACAAAGGTTTAGAAAATATCCGGGCGATAACACCGTTTTCAATTTTATAACTGCATTTAAAAATTTCTTTTGTTTTCTATAACCGTAAGGTTTAGTTTCATATATTGAAGATGTTTTCAATACTTTCTGCCCGCTTTTCTTTAGAAGTTCTATAGCTTTTAAAATATTCCTCTTTCTATACCCTTTATTCGAACCAAGTCCTAAAAAAACATTCGCCATTAGTATTTATTAAATAGTTGGATAACAGTCCCGTACGCTAAAAACCTTATTATTAACCCCTCATCTTTCATCTTCTCCCCACAGGGGAGAAGGCACCTCGCTTTTCCTCCTCTACCCTATGGGGAGAGGAGAGAGGTGAGGGGTTAAACAGACGTCTGTGCATTTAATACATCATCAAGAATATCTATGACTGTATCTACATCTTTTCTATTAATTATAAGCGGCGGTAAAAACCTAAGAATCTTATCCTGCGTACAATTTATTAGAAGCCCTTTTTCCAGACATTTACTAACAATTCCCTTACCTTCAATCTTAAGCTCAATCCCAATCATTAACCCGATGCCCCTGACATCTTTTATGATACTACTATGTTTATTCTGAAGCCCTTTTAGTTTTAATATAAAATATTCCCCGACTTCTTTGATGTTTTTCAGTAATTTCTTGTTACTTACAATTTTTAAAACTTCAATAGCTGCGGAACAACATACAGGGTTACCGCCAAAAGTAGAACCATGGTCACCATATTTCAATGTATCTGCAATATTCGGTTTTGCAACCGTTGCACCAATAGGCAATCCTCCGCCTAACGACTTGGCAATTGTTAAAATATCCGGCTCAACACCATAATTTTCATATGCAAACATTTTACCTGTTCTTCCAAGTCCGCATTGAATCTCGTCAAAAATAAGAAGCAATTTATTTTTATCGCATATTTTTCTAAGTTCTTTCAAAAATCCTTTTTCAGCAATGTTAATACCGCCTTCGCCTTGAACCGGTTCAATTAATATAGCACAGGTTTTCCCGGTAATTTGTTTTTTCACAGAAGCTATATTATTAAACTCGGCAAACTTAAACCCGCTTAAAAACGGGTTAAAATCCTTGTGAAATTTTTTCTGTCCTGTCGCTGAAAGAGTTGCAATTGTTCTTCCATGAAAAGAATCATTGAATGCAATTATTTCATATCTTCCAGCTTTATTCTTAACATTTTTATTTATACTTCCCCATTTTCTTGCCAGTTTTATTGCACACTCGTTTGCTTCCGCGCCGGAATTAGAAAAGAATACTTTGCCGCCAAAAAACATCCCTGATAACATTTTTGCAAGTTCAATCTGCGGTTTTAAATAATATAAATTTGAGGTATGAATTAGTTTTTCACTCTGCTTTTTAATTGCTTCTACTACTTTCGGATGACAATGCCCCACAGAACATACTGAAAGTCCGGAAAAAAAGTCCAAGTATTTTTTACCCTTGTCGTCCCAGAGATACTTACCTTTACCCTTAACAAACAAAACCGGATTTCTTTTATATGTTTGAAAAATATATTTTTTCTCTAAATCAGAATAATTCACTTCTCCTCCCAAATTTTATAATATTTTTGTTCCTTTAAGATTTATATTATAAATATCAACTTCCCTTACACCATTTTTTACCGCTTTGGCACAACCCTGAATTTTTGGTATCATACCGCCGGTAATTATTTTTTTAGCAATTAACTTTTTTATTTCCAAGACTTTTATTACAGGAATCGTCTTTTTATTATTATCAAGAACACCTTTTACATCGGTAAAAAACAACAATTTCTGTGCTTTGATATTTGAAGCGACACCACCGGCAACTTCATCAGCGTTTAAATTAAGTATCTGTCCGGTTATAGTTTTGCCCACCGGTGAAATTACTGCAATTTTCTTATCAGACAAAACTTTCTGTATTTCAGGGATTTTTGCAGACACAAACCTGCCGACATGACCCAATTCTTTTATTCTTTTTCCTATAACCACTTTTTTTATGGCAACCGCATTATTCAATTTTTTAGCAATCCTGTACTGAATATTTTCAAGAACATTCTCAACAATATTAATCGCTTTTTTACCGGTATACCGCAATCCATTTATAAACTTTACTTCTATATTCGCTTTACCCAATGCATTTGATATTTCTTTACCGCCGCCGTGAACAACAATGACAGAATTGTTTTTCGCATAATTTATGATATTCTTCAGAATAATCTTTTCTGCATTTTTATCATCCAGCAAACTACCACCGTATTTTATAACTACAATATTTTTCATAGATTATTACAAAATTATTTGAGTTAAACACCACACAAGATGTTACCCCCCTAGTTTTGTCTATGACAAAACTGACAGGGGGGTTACTTTTTCGCATTCATGTATTTTATAACTCAAATGGAATTCTGCGAAAAAGTAAAGAACGACAACTGCATATCGCCATATTTTTCTTTACGATAAAGCGACAATCCCTCATTTTTTTCAGGTAACACTTGCCTGATATGATGTTGGGCTATTATTAATCCATTTTTATCTGCTAAAATACTAGCTGTTTTTCCTATAATATCGGGAAGATTTGCTGTTCCATATGGCGGTCCCACAAAAATTATGTCAAATTTACCATTTAATAACTCCGGATGAGCAGCATCTGCTTGTATTGCCTTTGCTTTTTCGGATATGGCAAATGTTTCCAGATTATTTTCAATTATCCTGATGCATTTTGCATCATTTTCAACAAATACAACTTCTCTTGCGCCACGGGATAATGCTTCTATCCCGACAGAACCAAAGCCGGCAAACAAATCCAAGAAACATGAATCAACAATTTTAGGCGTTAAAATATCAAAAAGCGATTTTTTAACTCTTGCTAAAAGAGGTCTTGTTTGCAAACCCGGTAAGGTTTTAATATTTCTTCCCTTTAATATGCCGGCAATTACTTTAAGCGACATTAAATATTCCCAACTTAAAATGAAAAGTTTTTCTAATAGAAAAATAAACCCATAATCAGGGTATTCTAAAGCAGATTAATTATATCAAATTTTATTGTTATGTCAAGACGACATTACCATAATATTTTCTGGAAATTGGAAGGTATAATAATGCAGTATTTCAATTAAAATTATCGGGACAAAAGCAAGCGAACCTTTGCTACTATAGTATTTGCTATTTTACCGGAATTATCAACTTCTGTTTTATTAACGTTGGACTTCCAATATTCAGGACCGACAGCATTAAAAAGAATTATTTTCTTTTGTTCCTGTTCACTTAGAAACACTTTTACAGAACGGCCTTTCTGCCCCTGTTTAACACTATTAACTATAACTACAGCTCCATATTTTTTCGTGATATTATCATTAATATTTTTTAGCTTGCTAATTAAAAGATAATCGCCGTCTTTTTTAAGCATATCTATAATTTTAGAGATTACCGGGTCTTTAAATCCGTCTTTTTCCGAAACAATAAGTACTTTATTTAAAGAGTTTTTATCTCCAATTTCTTTATCAGTTATTTGTATAGATGTACAATTTGGAGATGTAACAATCATTACTGCTGAAATCAGTATTAACCGGTGGATAACTTTGATAAAATGTGAGGTTTTCATTTTAAATAATTTTTGGAGTGTTTTTGAGATGATTTTTATCTAATTTTCTTTTCCACAGTCACCAATTACTCTTTCAACTTCCATAATCAGTTTTTCTATAGGAACCGGCTTTAAGATAAATGTGCAGTACTTTCCGGCGGATATCTGGAAACGCGTCTCTCTATACTCTTCAAATGCAGTGTAAATTATCACCGGCATATTAGGACATTTCTCAATTATAATTTTGTATATTTCTAACCCGTCTAAATTATTTTGCAATCTCATGTCCAATATAACCACATTTGGTTTGACAGTTTCCACCAAATTAAGTCCTTCTGTCCCTTCTAAAGCTACTGTAACACTATACCCAACCTCTTCAAAAGATTCTTTCAACATTTCAGTTAAACGGCTATTGTCTTCAATAATAAGTATCTTTCTCATATTTTTATATGTCCTTTTTCAAAAATAATTACTTGAACAATACACATTATAATAATATTTTCAAACAAAATCAAGAAAAATATATTTTAATCAAAATAACTAAAATTACATATATTAGAAAAAAGTGCAATGCCAGTTAAGAGAAGATAAACTGGTATTTTTGCCCCAAAAAGATAACTGTCAAATTCGTTCAAACATGGAATTATCAAACTTTTGCCACTGTAACAAGAAGAATCCCATAACAACTCAAAACAACACTAATTTGTATATAATAAATTAATACTCCCAACACTATAATCCTTAACGTCAGTTGGTGTTTCCGAATAATACCCTTTTTTTGGATCATATTTACGAACAGGAAGTAAGTATATATATAATAACCATTTTTCCCCCAAATCACTTGAATACGTAATAAATCTTTGATATCCGCTCCCTGT
The genomic region above belongs to Elusimicrobiota bacterium and contains:
- a CDS encoding tetratricopeptide repeat protein — translated: MMRKIFLIFGFMFALLVYLHADMEKTAEEKTTAIYTTGAKSKKEKIAFYVSKGDEYLLRSEYSYAIDFYTKAKEIKEKNSEVLFRLGEAYRLADMKNEAINSYNKALKYGAKDTRIFLGLGAIYKVKYLYEKSEEYYKKALEMEKNNIIAIKGLAEIYGNEGKYSEAINFYHKEFQIMQSDEIKLNLALLYILSNNYEEARKYVNTISGQSSDRQEGNNILNGYLSIGKNLNSAISQLSSANEHLLLAMTYIKKNDFVNAKSNLNILINQTEDTLSRKLAIVLYKSIK
- a CDS encoding patatin-like phospholipase family protein, yielding MTDNVFSRYLLKLLLLTGCYLLLTSFCFPAQNDNLIRELLWKDFLSLNNNRPKIAVVLGGGGARGFAHVGVLKALLENKIPIDIIVGTSAGALVGGLYASGMEIPEIENMGRDIGWNKISNLSLIRLFTLITSESLLSTEKLEKYLEKYIGKKRFDELKIPFACVACDIKTGERIVFKDGEVAFAMRASSTFPGVFKPAEYRHRLLIDGGIVDNLPIDIAKVMGADFIIAIYPQMDYSLFEITNVLTTLNQVINIQGGFLVSKQLNDADFLITPNVKNVSPIDLDKSQECIEVGLTTTRSKATDIKDKILERFISEVALKK
- a CDS encoding TolC family protein yields the protein MKKLCLISLLLISTCLYSQQLTERVLSLEDSINLAISNSQQLLSAEQDINIAKQRLKEARSIMYPQLEFNTNFSRFKAESPLLLSPVLGNTILPQKIYNNIGEIENYYTTKISLSQIVWSGAKLSTTKKFADAELKAAESDYEATKNRTKASAQEEFYRLLSIQKKMDICKSVTESMADKKSNGLNNKDKFLTERILERIRSAEEKIKKDFEVTKIDFLNAIGIEFSTIFTIKGDLEYKKEKVSVDLNKCIAWAMEYRPELKKTEIQEQMDALSVNLSLSGRYPTIAVGGNYQLEDTQLPFEKKSWNATVNLTLPIFDGFGQFARIKQRKYQYRKAQINKANISDSIRAEVRKAFIEYEYTIKQYEQKSKDMESGSVSTEEMLKNLSYQDYVEISEVVMNSKIEYVDTIKDVIIAKIELENAIGRSID
- the argH gene encoding argininosuccinate lyase produces the protein MDFKNFVSSISYDVKLAKYDILGSVAHTKMLAKCRIISQKDSAKIVKGLLSILNDYEKGKVKFTGEDIHTSIESELKKRIGEIAGKMHTARSRNDQVVLAERLYVKDEIKIIIGKIDNLIEVVKKVAKKYQNVIMPGFTHMQNAQPVLFSHWFLAYGWMLKRDKELLSDCYKRVDVLPLGSAAFAGTEFPIDRNFTAKQLNFSKISQNSVDAVSDRDFIIEFSFDCALLSMHLSRLAEEIIIWSSQQFGFIELSGKFVTGSSIMPQKKNPDFAELLRGTTGQVYGNLISLLTMMKGLPLSYNRDMQKDKEPLFSSAETIENMLDVSAGMIDSMKVNQGKMLTACKNGFILATDISNYLVLKGIPFRSAHGIVAKVVEYCIKNKKSFDELSISEWSKFSSKFDSSVFKVLDYKKAIEKKKSYGCTSFESVKNQLKKL
- a CDS encoding argininosuccinate synthase, whose amino-acid sequence is MVKIVLAYSGGLDTSIIIEWLKEVYNAEVIACIVDVGQTDEKLSEIKKKAIKTGASKAYIIDAKKEFVEKYIFRAVMANAIYEGKYYLATSLARPLIAEKIIDIAKKENAGAVAHGATGKGNDQVRFELTFKALMPSVKIIAPWREWELKSRQDEIDYAKKRGIPVPVSKEKPYSSDANIWHISYEGGILENPDNSPDENMFQMTVSPEKAPDKPTIIDVYFEKGVPVKIDGKKYGPVEIVEKLNLLGGKNGVGRCDIVENRLVGIKSRGVYESPAAVILYTAHKEIESLVLDRETAHFKEILTQKYSEIIYYGLWHSQLKKAIDGFIDQTQKNVTGSVRLKLYKGNCIVMGRTSKNSLYWEKLSTFEEEDIYNQKDAEGFINLFGLPLKVEAILRKGAQK
- a CDS encoding sensor domain-containing diguanylate cyclase; its protein translation is MSMIPYWLQNVVLICIAASVVYILWLSILFFKKKARELERLNSDLKLIQNLSKDITATLEMRDLLPQIMDAFAKASNVTKGSIMLMNEETQTLEIKAGIGLSPHAYDVVKMRLAEGVAGVVAATCESILIDDTSKEKYLYMDFKSDEQKPRPKETLLCLPLIFKGHVLGVVSLDKKIGGEKFSEYDRRITAILANQAAVAIQNARLYENAITDGLTELYIHKYFHNRLEKEMDRAKRFNQTISLIMFDIDYFKNFNDVYGHQVGDLALVHLSKILRNTMRLSDILARYGGEEFAVILIPDPKMEQTVELVKSIAERLRKNVENSPLEIKGQKLKITISIGIVSWHGEKRIDKDKLIKMADDALYTAKRSGRNRVCVWEEMIVNMP
- the folK gene encoding 2-amino-4-hydroxy-6-hydroxymethyldihydropteridine diphosphokinase, whose product is MANVFLGLGSNKGYRKRNILKAIELLKKSGQKVLKTSSIYETKPYGYRKQKKFLNAVIKLKTVLSPGYFLNLCKRIEKEIGRKKSFRWGPREIDLDILFFDNKIIKSKKLTIPHKDLYNRDFVLIPLSEIEPKFAKLRKF
- a CDS encoding aspartate aminotransferase family protein; translation: MNYSDLEKKYIFQTYKRNPVLFVKGKGKYLWDDKGKKYLDFFSGLSVCSVGHCHPKVVEAIKKQSEKLIHTSNLYYLKPQIELAKMLSGMFFGGKVFFSNSGAEANECAIKLARKWGSINKNVKNKAGRYEIIAFNDSFHGRTIATLSATGQKKFHKDFNPFLSGFKFAEFNNIASVKKQITGKTCAILIEPVQGEGGINIAEKGFLKELRKICDKNKLLLIFDEIQCGLGRTGKMFAYENYGVEPDILTIAKSLGGGLPIGATVAKPNIADTLKYGDHGSTFGGNPVCCSAAIEVLKIVSNKKLLKNIKEVGEYFILKLKGLQNKHSSIIKDVRGIGLMIGIELKIEGKGIVSKCLEKGLLINCTQDKILRFLPPLIINRKDVDTVIDILDDVLNAQTSV
- the argB gene encoding acetylglutamate kinase, coding for MKNIVVIKYGGSLLDDKNAEKIILKNIINYAKNNSVIVVHGGGKEISNALGKANIEVKFINGLRYTGKKAINIVENVLENIQYRIAKKLNNAVAIKKVVIGKRIKELGHVGRFVSAKIPEIQKVLSDKKIAVISPVGKTITGQILNLNADEVAGGVASNIKAQKLLFFTDVKGVLDNNKKTIPVIKVLEIKKLIAKKIITGGMIPKIQGCAKAVKNGVREVDIYNINLKGTKIL
- the rsmD gene encoding 16S rRNA (guanine(966)-N(2))-methyltransferase RsmD, which codes for MSLKVIAGILKGRNIKTLPGLQTRPLLARVKKSLFDILTPKIVDSCFLDLFAGFGSVGIEALSRGAREVVFVENDAKCIRIIENNLETFAISEKAKAIQADAAHPELLNGKFDIIFVGPPYGTANLPDIIGKTASILADKNGLIIAQHHIRQVLPEKNEGLSLYRKEKYGDMQLSFFTFSQNSI
- a CDS encoding response regulator, with product MRKILIIEDNSRLTEMLKESFEEVGYSVTVALEGTEGLNLVETVKPNVVILDMRLQNNLDGLEIYKIIIEKCPNMPVIIYTAFEEYRETRFQISAGKYCTFILKPVPIEKLIMEVERVIGDCGKEN